The window CCCAGGTCGTAGTAGTACATGTAGGGCGAGGGGTTGAGCGACCGCAGCGCGCGGTACAGGGACAGCGGCGATTCGGTATAGCGCTTGCTGATGCGCTGGCCCACCTGCACCTGCATGAAGTCGCCGGCGGCGATCAGCTCCTTGGCGCGCTCCACCGCCGCAAGATAGTCGGCCTTGGCAAAGCTGCGCTCCGGCGGATGCGCCTGGGTGGGCCGCACCTGCGGCGCGCTGACCGAGTACTTCAGCTGCTCGCGCAGCTCGCGCAGTCGCCGCTTGGCATTGGCATAGGCTTCCGGCTGGGCCGGGTCGGCGTAGACGATCAGGTAGAGCTTGCCCGAGAGGTTGTCGATCACCGCCAGCTCTTCGCACTGCAGCAAGAGAATGTCAGGGCAGCCCAGCGTGTCGGGCGGGGAGCTCTGTTCAAGCTTCTTCTCGATATGGCGCACCGTGTCGTAGCCGAAGTAGCCGGCCAGTCCACCGCAGAAGCGCGGCAGGCCGGGCCGCAAGGCCACCTTGAAGCGCTTCTGGTAGGCCGCGACGAAGTCCAGCGGATTGCCGCGGGCCTCTTCGACCACCTTGCCGCCGGTGACGACCTGGGTTCGCGCTTCGGTGCCGAAGCCGCTGGCACGCAGCAGCGTGCGCGCCGGCAGGCCGATGAAGCTGTAGCGGCCGAAGCGCTCGCCGCCTACCACTGATTCCAGCAGAAAGCTGTGGCGGCCGCCCTCCTTGGCGTGGGCCAGCTTCAGGTAGAGGGACAGCGGGGTTTCGAGGTCGGCAAAGGCCTCGACCATCAGCGGAATGCGGTTGTAGCCCTGCGCGCTGAGGCTCTTGAATTCAAGTTCGGTGATCACGGGGTGGGGTCTCCGTCGGCCGGCGACGCCACGTGGTCGCCGGTGTCATTCACATGAGAGGTGGCCGCGTCGCGATGGACTTCGGCCGTGGGCGCACGGCGCGCGCCGTGCAATCAAACAGGCTGCAACGATGGCGTGCGCCAAGGCCAGGCTCCCCGGCCGCCTTGACCTGTCTGAATGACGTGATGAATGAACATGGAGGCGTGAGTTTATCCCAGGGACCTCGCCAAGACAAAAAGGCCTAGCGCACGAGGTGCACGCGCAGCGCCCCGAGCTGCGAATACAGCTGCTGCACCGCCTTCTCGTCCAGCCCCGCGAAGAGCTCCAGCAGCCATTCCTCGTGCGCCTTCGCCATCGCCTCGAAGCCGCGGCGGCCCTTGGGCGTCAGGCTCACGATCCAGGCCCGGCGGTCTTCCGGGCTCGACGAGCGCTGCACCACGCCCTCGCGCTCGAGCTCGTCGGTCAGCCCGGTGACATTGCCGCCGGTCACCATCAGGTAGCGGGACAGCACGCGCATCTTGAGCCCCTCGCGGTAGCGATAGAGCTGCGCCATGTAGTCGAAACGCGCGAGCGAAATGTCGAAGTTCTCGCGCAGGCGCTTGCGGATCTCGGCCTCGATCTGGGTGGTGCTGGCCAGCATGCGCAGCCACAGCTTCAGGACCGCATGGTCGCCGGTGCCGGCACGGGCCTCGTGGCCCAACTCCTGCGCGTCGCTCAGGAGTGCATGCGAAGCGTCGTTCTGCCTCATGTGACCTCGCCGCCGGAAACAGAAATCGATTGCCCGTTGACCGACGCAGCGCCCTCGCCGCAGAGCCAGCGCACCGCATCCGCCACCTCGGCCGGCTGCACGATGCGGCGCTGCGGATTGACCGCCGCGAACTCCGCGATCGCCTCGGCCTCGCTGCGCCCCGTCTTGCCGACCACGTTGCTGACGCTGTCGCGCAGGATGTCGGTGTCGGTATAGCCAGGGCACACGGCATTCACCGTCACCCCCTTGCGGGCCACCTCCAGCGCCAGCGAGCGCGTCAGCCCAATCACGCCGTGCTTGGCCGCCGTGTAGGCGCTGACGTAGGCATAGCCCTTCTGCCCCGCCGTGCTCGCGATGTTGACGATGCGGCCCCAGCCCCCCTCGAGCATCCCCGGCAGCGCCGCCTGCGCGCACAGGAAGCTGCCCGTCAGGTTGACGCTCAGCATCCGCTGCCACAGCGCGACGGACGTCTTCATGAAAGGCGCGCTCTCGGCCGCGCCGGCGTTGTTGACGAGGATGGCCACCGGCCCGCGCTCGGCGCGCGCCTGCGCGAAGGCCGCGGCCACCTCCTCGGCGTCGGCCACGTCGGCAGTCACGACGCCGTGGCCGCTGCCGGGCAGCGAGTCGGCCACGCGCAGCAGCGCCGCGCGGTCGCGCCCGAGCAGGGTCAGCGCCGCACCCTCGGCCGCCAGGGTGCGCGCGATCTCGGCGCCGATGCCGCGTGCGGCGCCGGTCACGAGCACGTGGCGGCCCGTCATTGAATGTGCTTGCATAGCTGAATTGTCCAGTCCTGAATCACTGCAGTGGTCGGCGGCGACGTGCACCTCTTAGCGCATGAGGCGTCCGCCGTTGAGGTCCAGCGTCGCGCCGGTGACGAAAGCGGCGGCTGGCGACGCCAGGTAGACCACCGCCGCGGCCACCTCGTCCGGCTCGCCAAAGCGCCCGAGCGGGATGCCGGCGGCCAGCGTTCGCTGCCGCGCCTCGTCCATCGCCTCGAGCATCGGGCTGCGCACCGCGGCAGGCGCTACCGCGTTCACCGTGACACCATGCGGCGCGAGCTCCTGGGCGAACGCACGGGTCAGCGCGATCACGCCCGCCTTCGAGGCTGCGTAGTGCACGCCCGTGGCCGCGCTGGCCTGCTGTCCGGCGATCGAGCCGAGATTGACGATCCGGCCCGCGCCGCGCTCGCGCATGTGGCGCCCTGCGATCCGGCAGCCGAAGAAGCTGCCGCGCAGGTTGATGGCCAGGACGTCGTCCCACTCCTCGGCGCCGATGTCCCACAGCGAAGTCGACGGTGTGCGGGCGGCGTTGTTGACCATCACGTCGACGCCGGCAAAGCGCTGCACCGCAGCGTCGAAGCACAGCCAGAAGTCGGCCTCGTCGCGCACGTCCAGCGGCATCGCGATGGCCTCGTGCCCGGCGTCGCGCAAGCAGGCGGCCATGCCCTCGACCCCATGCTCGTCGATGTCGGTCAGCATCACGCGCGCGCCGGCTGCGGCCAGCCCGCGCGCGATGGCCGCGCCAAGCCCCTGCCCCGCGCCGGTCACGAACGCCGAGCGCCCCTCCAGCGAGAACAGCGAGGACGGCGTCGACACGGCTTCAGTCCTTGGCTGGCGCCCGGCCGCCAGGCCCGCGGTCCCAGGTGACGGCCGTCACGCCGCGCTCGCGCAACTTGTACTTCTGCACCTTGCCGTTTTCGGTGCGCGGCAGGTCCGGCAGCAGGTCGAGGTAGCGCGGCAGCGCGAAGTACGGCAGCCGGGTCTCGCAGAAGGCGAGCAGTTCGGCCGGGTCGAGGCGCCGCCCTTCGCGCGCCACCAGGGCGGCCATCACTTCGTCTTCGGCCAGCTCGGAGCGCACGGGATAGACCGCGCAGGCGGCAACGCCCGGATGGCTCAGCAGCACCTGCTCGACCTCGAAGGAAGAGATGTTTTCCCCGCGCCTGCGGATCGCATCCTTGATGCGGTCGACGAAACGGAAGGCCCCGTCGGCCTCGCGCACCACGCGGTCGCCCGTGTGGAACCACAGGTTGCGCCAGGCCTCGACCGTCTTCTCCGGCATGTTGAAGTAGCCGCTCGCGAAGGCATGGGGCTCGTCGGCGCGCAGCAGCAGCTCGCCGGCCTCGCCGTCGGGCAGCGCGGCATCGTGCTCGTCCGCCACGCGGGCCTGGAAGCCCGGCCGCAGCCAACCCATCACGCCGCCGCGCGGTGATTCGGGCGCCGTGGCGATCGCGAAGTTGGTCTCGGTGGAGCCGTAGCCCTCCAGCAGCCGCACGCCCGTGCGTTCCAGGAAGGAACGGCTCGCGGACTCCGGCACGCCGGGGCCCAGCCCGACACGCACGCGATGGTCGCGCTCGCCGGGTCCTTCGGGCTGCGCGAGCAGGATCGGCACCATGGCGCCAAGCAGGTAGACGACCGTCGCGCCCGAGGCCCGCATCGACGGCCAGAAACCCGAGGCCGAGAAGCGCGGCTCGAAGACGACCTCGCACCCCGTGAGCGCCGCCTGCGCGAAGGTGTTGAGCGCGTTGATATGAAAGAGGGGAAGCGTGGTGCACAACACGTCCTCGGGCCCGACGCCGAGCACATCCGCACTGTTGACCCCCCACCAGTAGTACTGCGCGTGCGGGCACACCACGCCCTTGGCCGGGCCGGTGGTGCCGGAGGTGTAGAGGATGGCCAGCGGGTCGCCCGGCTGCATCGCGGCTGGCAGCAGTGCCTCGCCCGCTGCGGGATAGGCGAGCGTGCGCACGCCCGGCGCCGCAACGCCGTCGCTCGCATCCAGCACCCATATCTGGCGCAGCGAAGTGCGCGCCAGATCCGCGGCCAGCAGGCGCTCGACGAAGGCCGCTTCGATGACCAGCAGCTTCGCCTCGCTGTTGTGCAGGAAGTATTCGATCTGCGGGCCCATCGAGGCCGTGTTGATCGGCACCATGGCGGCCCCGAGCCAGCCGCAGCCGAGAAACACTTCGAGAAACTCGACGCGGTTGCCGCTCATCACCGCGACGCGGTCGCCGCGCTGCACGCCGGCCTGCGCCAGCGCCGCGGCACGCGCGCCAGCGGCGCGCGCCGCGTCTCCATGCGTCCACGACCGGCCCGCGATGCGCAGCAGCGGCCGCTCCCCGAATCGGGCCGCCTGGTGCGCCAGCATCCCCGGCAGCGTGCGCTGCGCAGGAGGCAGCGGACTGGCGCGGCCTTCAGTCGTCATCGTTCGTGCCCCCGCCCAGGTAGGTGGCCTGCACGCGCGGATCGCTGGCGAGCTCTTGCGAAGCCCCGGTCAGCGCGATCTCGCCCGTTTCCAGCACGTAGCCGTGGTCCGAGCTCTCCAGCGCCGCGCGCGCGTTCTGCTCGACCAGCAGGATCGACACGCCGTCCTCGCGCAGCTTGCGCACGATGGCCAGGATGTCGCGCACGATCAGCGGCGCCAGGCCGAGGCTGGGCTCGTCGAGCATCAAGAGGCGCGGCGCCGACATCAGCGCGCGGCCCACCGCCAGCATCTGGCGCTCGCCGCCCGAGAGCGTGTCGGCACGCTGCGCGCGGCGCTCGGCCAGGCGCGGGAAGCGGTCGTAGACGGACTGGAGCCGCTTCTTCAACGCATCGCTGCGCAGCTTGCTGCCGAAGGCGCCGAGCTGCAGGTTGTCGAGCACGCTGAGCTCGCCGAAGAGCTCACGCTTCTCGGGCACCAGGCACAGGCCACGCTCGACGCGCGCCTCCACGTCGAGCCCGTGCAGGTCCTCGCCCTCGAAGCGCAGCACGCCCTTGCAAGGCAGCAGGCCCATGGCGGCGGCCAGTAGCGTGGTCTTCCCGGCGCCATTGGGGCCGATCACCGAGATGATCTGGCCGTGTTCCAGGTTGAGCGAGACGCCGCGGACGGCATCGACCTGGCCATAAGAAACGTGCAGGTCGCCAATTTCGAGCATGGCGGTCATACGACGCTTCCCAGATAGGCGGCCTGCACCCGCTGGTCCGCCCGCACCGCGGACGGCACGCCTTCGACCAGCTTGGAACCGAAATTCATCACCACCAGCCTGTCCACCAGCTTCATCACGAAGTCCATGTCGTGTTCCACGATCAGGATCGTCACGCCCTCCTCGCGCAGCTTGCGCAGCAGGTCGCCCAGCGCCATTTTCTCCTTGCGTCGGAGTCCGGCCGCCGGCTCGTCCAGCACCAGCAGCACCGGGTCGGCCGCGAGGGCGCGGGCAATCTCCAGGATGCGCTGCGTGCCCAGCGGCAGGCTGCCCGCGAGCTCGTGGGCACGCTCGCCCAGGCCGATGCGGTCGAGCTGCCGCTGCGCTTCCTGCAGCACCTGGCGCTCCTCGGCGCGGTCCAGCCGCAGCCCCGCCTTGAGCACACCCGCGCCGGTGCGCGCATACGCACCCAGCGCGACGTTGTCCAGCAGCGTCATGTGCGGGCGCAGCTTGACGTGCTGGAAGGTGCGCGCCAACCCCAGCCGCGCGACCTTGCGCTGCGGCATGCCCGCGATATCGTGGCCGAGGAAGCGCACCTGCCCGGCTGTCATCGGCGCGGTGCAGGTCAGCAGGTTGAACATGGTCGACTTGCCCGCACCGTTGGGTCCGATCAGGCCCATGATCTCGCCGACGTTCACCTCGAAGCTCACGTCGTTCACTGCCACCAGCCCACCGAAGCGCTTGACCGCGCCCGTGACCGAGAGGATGGGCGAACCGCGCTCCGGCAGCGTGCGATGCGGCAACGGCTCGACCGCGGCCAAGGGTGCGCGCGGCGCATGGGCCCGCGCGCGCTGGTGGGTCCAGCGCCGCACGAAGCCCATCAGCCCGCCGCGCGCGAAGTGCAGCAGCAGGATGAAGAGCGTGGCGAACGCGACCGCCTCCAACTGCCCGGCACGCTGCGTCAGCAGCGGCAGCACATCCTGCAGCCCGTTCTTGAGGATCAGCACCAGCGCCGAGCCGACCAGCGCGCCGGCCAGGTGCCCAAGCCCGCCGGCCACCGCCATCAGCAGGTACTCGATGCTGGCGCGCACGTCGAAGGGCGAGGGGCTCACGAAGCGGTTCATGTGCGCGTAGAGCCAGCCCGCGAGGCCCGCGAACAGCGCGGCAGTGACGAACAGCGTGAGGCGCACGCGGTACGCGTCGGCCCCCACGCTGGCCAGCAGGATCGCGCCGCCGCGCAGGCTGCGGATCGCGCGGCCCGGCCGCGACTGCAGCAGGTTGTGGCTGAACAGCATGGCCAGGCCGACCAACGCCCAGATCAGGTAGTAGATGGCGCTCGGATCGGCCAGCGACCAGCCGCCGATGCTGAGTGCCGGGATGTTCGACAAGCCCGTGTGGCGCCCAAGCGCATCGACATTGCCGAACAGCATCGCGATCGACAGCCCCCAGGCGATGGTCGACAGCGGCAGGAAGTGCCCGCCCAGCCGAAGCGTGAGCATGCCGATGGCCAGCGCCGAGAGCCCGGTCAGGCCCAGCGCGAACACCAGTCCGAGCCAGGGCGACAGCCCCTGCGCGGTGCTGAGCCAGGCGGTGGCATAGGCCGCGATGCCGACGAAGGCGGCCTGTCCGAAAGAGGTTGCCCCACCGATGCCGGTCAGCAGCACCAGCCCCAGCGCCACCAGCGCGCCGATGCCGATATCGTTCAGCAGCGACACGGTGAAGTTGCCCGCCAGCAGCGGCAACAGCGCCAGCACCACGACGACGAGGCCGATCCACAGCCAGCGCCTGGGCAGGCGCTTCGCGGATGTGCCTGCCGGCGCGCTGCCGACGGAAACCGCAGCTTCGGTCGTTTGTGCCGTGCTCATTGGTCCACCTCCTCTTCTTCCTCTTCCGCGTGCACGCTCATGAAGGAGCGCAGCATCAGCACCGGAATCAGCAGGCTGAAGACGATCACGTCCTTGAGCGCGCCGCTCCAGAAGGAGGCGAAGCTCTCCACCACGCCCACCGCCAGTGCGCCGATCGCCGTCATGGGGTAGCTCACCAGCCCGCCGATGATGGCCGCCACGAAGGCCTTGAGCCCGATGATGAAGCCCGAGTCGTAATACATGGTGGTGACCGGCGCGATCAGCACGCCGATCAGGCCGGCGAGCAGCGAGGCGCAGCCGTAGGCCAGCAGCGCCGTGCGCGCCGGCCGGATGCCGACCAGCCGTGCGCCCACGCGATTGACCGCCGTGGCGCGCAGCGCCTTGCCGGCGATCGTGCGCTCGAACACCAGGAAGAACAGGCCGCTGAGCACGACCGCTGCCGCCACCATCAGGACCACCTGGCCGCTCACCGTGAAGCCGTCGCCGAGCGTGATCGCGCCGCCCGCCAGCGGCTGGGTGCGCGACCCTTCGGGCCCGAAGAACAGCAGGCCGAGGCCCGACAGCAGGAAATGCAGTGCCAGCGAGACGATCAGCAGCACCAGCACCGAAGCGTCCGCGATCGGCTGGAACACCACGCGCGACAGCAGCGGCGCGATCGGCACCACCAGCAGCACCGCCGAGGCGATGTGCAACGGCGCCGGCACGCCCGGCCGGCTCGCCAGCCAGGCCAGCAGGCAGGGGACGAGCGGCAGCACACCCCAGCCCAGCAGGGCCTTGGGAATTCGCGCAGTCTCGCCGCGCCGCACCAGGCTGCCGACCTCGGTCGCGAGTGCGAGCGCGGTCAGCACCAGGACCAGGCCGATGGTGGGCGGCACGCGGCCCGTTTCGAAGGCGGCCAGCGACAGCGCGGCAAAGGCCGCGACGTCGCCGAAGGGCACGAAGACCACGCGCGTGACCGAGAAGATCAGCACCAGCCCCAGCCCGGCCAGAAGATAAACGGCGCCGTTCGCCAGGCCATCGATGCCCAGGATCAGTGCCACGTCGGGTGTCATTGAAGAGTCCTCCGCTTCTTTCCGCTGCCGCCCGGGGGCGTCAGTTCGCGAGCTTCCACTGGCCGTTCTCGAGCTTGACGATCACGCGTGCGCGCTCGTCCACGCCGTAGAGGTCGCCCGGCTTGAAGTTGTAGACCCCGTGCGTACCCACCACCTCCTTGGTGCTGGCGATCGCGTCGCGCAGCGACTGCCTGAACTCCGGCGTGCCCGGCTCGCCCTTGG is drawn from Variovorax sp. PBS-H4 and contains these coding sequences:
- the trpE gene encoding anthranilate synthase component I, with product MITELEFKSLSAQGYNRIPLMVEAFADLETPLSLYLKLAHAKEGGRHSFLLESVVGGERFGRYSFIGLPARTLLRASGFGTEARTQVVTGGKVVEEARGNPLDFVAAYQKRFKVALRPGLPRFCGGLAGYFGYDTVRHIEKKLEQSSPPDTLGCPDILLLQCEELAVIDNLSGKLYLIVYADPAQPEAYANAKRRLRELREQLKYSVSAPQVRPTQAHPPERSFAKADYLAAVERAKELIAAGDFMQVQVGQRISKRYTESPLSLYRALRSLNPSPYMYYYDLGDFHVVGASPEILVRQEQTGAGEQKITIRPLAGTRPRGASLELDKAAEQELINDPKERAEHVMLIDLARNDIGRIAKTGSVKVTEAFAIERYSHVMHIVSNVEGTLKDGMTAIDVLKATFPAGTLTGAPKVHAMELIDQLEPTKRGLYGGACGYISYAGDMDVAIAIRTGIVKDQMLHVQAAAGVVADSIPELEWKETEAKARALLRAAELVEEGLE
- a CDS encoding MarR family winged helix-turn-helix transcriptional regulator, coding for MRQNDASHALLSDAQELGHEARAGTGDHAVLKLWLRMLASTTQIEAEIRKRLRENFDISLARFDYMAQLYRYREGLKMRVLSRYLMVTGGNVTGLTDELEREGVVQRSSSPEDRRAWIVSLTPKGRRGFEAMAKAHEEWLLELFAGLDEKAVQQLYSQLGALRVHLVR
- a CDS encoding SDR family NAD(P)-dependent oxidoreductase; the protein is MQAHSMTGRHVLVTGAARGIGAEIARTLAAEGAALTLLGRDRAALLRVADSLPGSGHGVVTADVADAEEVAAAFAQARAERGPVAILVNNAGAAESAPFMKTSVALWQRMLSVNLTGSFLCAQAALPGMLEGGWGRIVNIASTAGQKGYAYVSAYTAAKHGVIGLTRSLALEVARKGVTVNAVCPGYTDTDILRDSVSNVVGKTGRSEAEAIAEFAAVNPQRRIVQPAEVADAVRWLCGEGAASVNGQSISVSGGEVT
- a CDS encoding SDR family NAD(P)-dependent oxidoreductase; this encodes MSTPSSLFSLEGRSAFVTGAGQGLGAAIARGLAAAGARVMLTDIDEHGVEGMAACLRDAGHEAIAMPLDVRDEADFWLCFDAAVQRFAGVDVMVNNAARTPSTSLWDIGAEEWDDVLAINLRGSFFGCRIAGRHMRERGAGRIVNLGSIAGQQASAATGVHYAASKAGVIALTRAFAQELAPHGVTVNAVAPAAVRSPMLEAMDEARQRTLAAGIPLGRFGEPDEVAAAVVYLASPAAAFVTGATLDLNGGRLMR
- a CDS encoding ATP-dependent acyl-CoA ligase, whose product is MTTEGRASPLPPAQRTLPGMLAHQAARFGERPLLRIAGRSWTHGDAARAAGARAAALAQAGVQRGDRVAVMSGNRVEFLEVFLGCGWLGAAMVPINTASMGPQIEYFLHNSEAKLLVIEAAFVERLLAADLARTSLRQIWVLDASDGVAAPGVRTLAYPAAGEALLPAAMQPGDPLAILYTSGTTGPAKGVVCPHAQYYWWGVNSADVLGVGPEDVLCTTLPLFHINALNTFAQAALTGCEVVFEPRFSASGFWPSMRASGATVVYLLGAMVPILLAQPEGPGERDHRVRVGLGPGVPESASRSFLERTGVRLLEGYGSTETNFAIATAPESPRGGVMGWLRPGFQARVADEHDAALPDGEAGELLLRADEPHAFASGYFNMPEKTVEAWRNLWFHTGDRVVREADGAFRFVDRIKDAIRRRGENISSFEVEQVLLSHPGVAACAVYPVRSELAEDEVMAALVAREGRRLDPAELLAFCETRLPYFALPRYLDLLPDLPRTENGKVQKYKLRERGVTAVTWDRGPGGRAPAKD
- a CDS encoding ABC transporter ATP-binding protein is translated as MTAMLEIGDLHVSYGQVDAVRGVSLNLEHGQIISVIGPNGAGKTTLLAAAMGLLPCKGVLRFEGEDLHGLDVEARVERGLCLVPEKRELFGELSVLDNLQLGAFGSKLRSDALKKRLQSVYDRFPRLAERRAQRADTLSGGERQMLAVGRALMSAPRLLMLDEPSLGLAPLIVRDILAIVRKLREDGVSILLVEQNARAALESSDHGYVLETGEIALTGASQELASDPRVQATYLGGGTNDDD
- a CDS encoding branched-chain amino acid ABC transporter ATP-binding protein/permease; the protein is MSTAQTTEAAVSVGSAPAGTSAKRLPRRWLWIGLVVVVLALLPLLAGNFTVSLLNDIGIGALVALGLVLLTGIGGATSFGQAAFVGIAAYATAWLSTAQGLSPWLGLVFALGLTGLSALAIGMLTLRLGGHFLPLSTIAWGLSIAMLFGNVDALGRHTGLSNIPALSIGGWSLADPSAIYYLIWALVGLAMLFSHNLLQSRPGRAIRSLRGGAILLASVGADAYRVRLTLFVTAALFAGLAGWLYAHMNRFVSPSPFDVRASIEYLLMAVAGGLGHLAGALVGSALVLILKNGLQDVLPLLTQRAGQLEAVAFATLFILLLHFARGGLMGFVRRWTHQRARAHAPRAPLAAVEPLPHRTLPERGSPILSVTGAVKRFGGLVAVNDVSFEVNVGEIMGLIGPNGAGKSTMFNLLTCTAPMTAGQVRFLGHDIAGMPQRKVARLGLARTFQHVKLRPHMTLLDNVALGAYARTGAGVLKAGLRLDRAEERQVLQEAQRQLDRIGLGERAHELAGSLPLGTQRILEIARALAADPVLLVLDEPAAGLRRKEKMALGDLLRKLREEGVTILIVEHDMDFVMKLVDRLVVMNFGSKLVEGVPSAVRADQRVQAAYLGSVV
- a CDS encoding branched-chain amino acid ABC transporter permease; its protein translation is MTPDVALILGIDGLANGAVYLLAGLGLVLIFSVTRVVFVPFGDVAAFAALSLAAFETGRVPPTIGLVLVLTALALATEVGSLVRRGETARIPKALLGWGVLPLVPCLLAWLASRPGVPAPLHIASAVLLVVPIAPLLSRVVFQPIADASVLVLLIVSLALHFLLSGLGLLFFGPEGSRTQPLAGGAITLGDGFTVSGQVVLMVAAAVVLSGLFFLVFERTIAGKALRATAVNRVGARLVGIRPARTALLAYGCASLLAGLIGVLIAPVTTMYYDSGFIIGLKAFVAAIIGGLVSYPMTAIGALAVGVVESFASFWSGALKDVIVFSLLIPVLMLRSFMSVHAEEEEEEVDQ